In Aminobacterium sp. MB27-C1, a single genomic region encodes these proteins:
- a CDS encoding M20 family metallopeptidase, whose translation METMKEQALALQEQIVAWRRDLHQMPETQMDTVQTEAYICARLDEMGIPYRKGVAGHGVVAVLEGAKPGKVFAVRADCDGLPIKEETDLPFASKNGCMHACGHDVHTAMALGTAKILADNKDKLEGTVKFIFQPGEEGCKEGYGGAKRMLDDGALDNPRPDVIVGLHTGAIWKEDFKPGDIGYHYSGIMACMDRFDLLVKGKGSHGAYPHGSIDPVSIACQIISELQTIVSREMNPVEPAVISIGEIHAGTAFNVIPGECRISGTVRALTNDTRKFLATRIEEIARTVAQGMRGDIEFHYGWEGPAPVVNNAEVTEELRKVAVAILGEEHVKEIKNPSMGGEDIAFFLEEVPGTFFFHPSCNEEKGQTYPHHNSRFAVDEDVLWIGSAVMSTMAMEWLKNHK comes from the coding sequence ATGGAAACCATGAAAGAACAAGCACTCGCGTTGCAGGAACAGATCGTAGCCTGGAGACGGGATCTGCACCAGATGCCAGAGACACAGATGGATACAGTGCAGACCGAGGCCTATATTTGTGCCCGTCTTGACGAAATGGGTATTCCCTATCGCAAGGGTGTAGCCGGTCACGGCGTTGTCGCCGTACTTGAAGGAGCGAAACCTGGCAAGGTTTTCGCCGTCAGAGCCGATTGCGACGGTCTCCCCATTAAAGAAGAGACAGATCTTCCCTTTGCCTCCAAGAATGGTTGCATGCACGCCTGTGGACATGATGTCCACACAGCCATGGCCCTTGGCACAGCCAAGATCCTGGCTGACAATAAAGACAAGCTTGAAGGAACAGTCAAGTTCATCTTCCAGCCTGGCGAAGAGGGATGCAAGGAAGGATACGGCGGAGCCAAACGTATGCTCGACGACGGTGCTCTCGACAATCCACGTCCCGACGTTATCGTCGGCCTTCACACTGGAGCCATCTGGAAAGAAGACTTCAAACCTGGAGATATCGGCTATCATTACAGCGGCATCATGGCCTGCATGGATCGCTTTGACCTCCTCGTGAAGGGGAAGGGCAGCCACGGTGCCTATCCTCACGGATCCATAGATCCTGTCAGCATTGCCTGCCAGATTATCAGCGAACTTCAGACCATTGTCAGCCGTGAGATGAATCCTGTAGAGCCCGCAGTTATCTCCATCGGTGAGATTCATGCAGGAACAGCCTTCAACGTCATCCCCGGCGAGTGCCGTATCAGCGGAACGGTTCGCGCTCTCACCAACGATACCCGTAAATTCCTGGCAACACGTATCGAAGAGATCGCCCGTACAGTCGCTCAGGGCATGCGTGGAGACATCGAGTTCCACTATGGCTGGGAAGGACCAGCTCCAGTCGTCAACAATGCCGAGGTCACAGAGGAGCTTCGCAAGGTGGCCGTAGCCATTCTTGGCGAAGAGCATGTGAAGGAAATCAAGAATCCCTCCATGGGCGGAGAAGATATCGCCTTCTTCCTTGAAGAGGTTCCCGGAACCTTCTTCTTCCACCCCAGCTGCAACGAGGAGAAGGGACAGACCTATCCTCACCACAACTCTCGTTTCGCCGTTGACGAAGACGTATTGTGGATTGGTTCGGCTGTAATGTCCACCATGGCTATGGAGTGGCTGAAGAACCATAAATAA
- a CDS encoding M20 family metallopeptidase: protein MTNIQDEAKAILSEIIEWRRHIHANPELGLETPETEAYIVQALEGMGFPSTSIRKGIGGHGVAALLEGDEPGPVLAIRADCDALPIKEETGLPFAATNGCMHACAHDVHTAMALGAAQLLMKHRHELKGSVKFIFQPAEENVVGAKAMIDDGVLENPKVDALIGLHSGLLWKGYAAGEIGYSHGGMMASADRFLITLKGKGGHGATPHLTADPIVMAGHLICRLQTILSREVNPVDPGVLTIGRVTGGSAYNIIPGECVLEGTVRVLDVETRKMMEERIRELAESTAASMRGEAVVEYIPGPPPVINDSAMTDKLLATVAEVLGEEKAKEIPEPSMGAEDVAYFLERVPGTFFFHAGSNPEKGQTYPHHNSKFDIDEDTLWIGSALFAHFALNWQK, encoded by the coding sequence ATGACAAACATCCAAGACGAAGCGAAAGCGATTTTGTCTGAGATCATAGAGTGGAGGCGCCATATTCATGCCAATCCGGAACTTGGTCTCGAGACCCCCGAGACGGAGGCTTACATTGTACAGGCTCTTGAGGGGATGGGATTTCCTTCCACGTCTATTCGGAAGGGAATCGGAGGGCATGGAGTAGCCGCCCTTCTCGAGGGAGACGAGCCTGGTCCTGTTCTGGCTATTCGAGCCGATTGTGACGCTCTGCCCATCAAGGAAGAGACGGGACTTCCCTTTGCAGCCACCAACGGTTGCATGCACGCCTGTGCTCACGATGTCCATACGGCCATGGCATTGGGGGCGGCACAGCTGCTTATGAAACACCGTCACGAACTGAAGGGAAGCGTGAAGTTCATCTTCCAGCCGGCGGAGGAAAATGTTGTGGGAGCGAAGGCCATGATCGATGATGGCGTGCTTGAGAATCCTAAAGTGGATGCCCTGATCGGTCTTCATTCGGGACTCCTCTGGAAGGGATATGCGGCAGGGGAGATCGGGTATTCACACGGTGGCATGATGGCTTCTGCCGACCGCTTCCTTATTACCCTGAAAGGGAAGGGTGGGCACGGTGCCACACCTCATCTTACAGCAGACCCCATCGTTATGGCTGGGCATCTTATCTGCCGTCTTCAGACGATTCTGAGCCGCGAGGTCAACCCTGTAGACCCAGGTGTTCTTACCATAGGGCGTGTAACTGGCGGATCCGCCTATAACATTATTCCTGGCGAATGCGTTCTTGAGGGAACAGTTCGAGTTCTTGACGTGGAGACGCGGAAGATGATGGAGGAACGTATCCGTGAGCTGGCAGAATCTACGGCCGCCAGCATGCGGGGCGAAGCTGTAGTGGAATATATTCCTGGACCGCCACCTGTCATTAACGACAGTGCCATGACCGATAAACTTCTTGCCACAGTGGCAGAAGTGCTCGGCGAGGAAAAAGCCAAGGAGATTCCCGAACCATCAATGGGAGCCGAGGATGTTGCTTATTTCCTCGAACGTGTTCCTGGAACCTTCTTCTTCCATGCCGGAAGCAATCCTGAAAAGGGACAGACCTATCCTCACCACAATTCGAAGTTTGATATCGATGAAGATACGTTGTGGATAGGGTCAGCTCTTTTTGCACATTTCGCTTTGAACTGGCAGAAATAA
- a CDS encoding ATP-binding protein — MNTLKGKITAVLAIVTIAAFAISWFLVSGIMKQQLIDDATDQLTKETAVVAHIIRSDGYNVFQRDFKQWQETLGSRVTIINTNGRVILDSATDTETLDNHKNRPEVRQADQEGVGTISRYSQTLGTHLVYVVRKIEGDEGPLFIRIARPLNSLKEALLNVRLRFLSYIIIAAFLIFGLELWIIRRFFAPLERIVSAAHSITEGKEASFPLMADTELQRLSESLQTMSSRLKGALEELNIERTTLSRIVSSLPVGVILLDNDNRLRYANNEAHNLLGIKTTMEEGQPIERFLTCGDIYPLIQESKEGIEHAITVEMPELGSGGRHLNLYARQTVSGPLLVITDLTEEVRLEEARRDFIADAGHEFQTPLTTIRLTAEYLQEEFQENEEVQNHLQSIIQQQERMTQLVDDLLLLSRLESQLPQEKKEELDLSLIINTLLEEYAHHPLGRSILIEKEIPEKALMVGQSGDLSRAIRNILDNAIKYVREKYGDGHGGHIRIDLSEKDALWVLRVEDNGIGISEEAAASIFDRFRRGDSHRARGQWGAGGYGLGLAIAKRIFTAHDGDIVLISPNGGQTIFEITLPKK, encoded by the coding sequence ATGAACACCTTAAAGGGAAAAATTACAGCAGTACTCGCCATCGTTACCATCGCAGCCTTTGCTATCAGTTGGTTTTTGGTATCAGGCATAATGAAACAACAGCTCATAGATGACGCCACTGATCAACTTACGAAAGAGACTGCCGTTGTCGCTCACATAATACGCAGTGATGGATACAACGTTTTCCAAAGAGATTTTAAACAATGGCAAGAAACACTTGGAAGCCGAGTTACAATTATTAACACTAACGGACGTGTAATACTCGATAGCGCTACGGACACAGAGACCCTCGACAACCATAAAAATCGTCCGGAAGTTCGACAAGCTGACCAAGAGGGCGTCGGAACAATATCTCGGTACAGTCAAACGTTGGGAACTCATCTCGTGTATGTAGTGCGCAAAATAGAGGGAGACGAGGGACCTCTTTTTATTCGTATTGCACGTCCCCTGAATTCCCTGAAAGAAGCTCTCTTGAATGTACGTCTTCGTTTTCTATCGTACATTATTATCGCGGCCTTTCTTATCTTTGGGCTTGAGCTATGGATTATACGACGTTTTTTTGCTCCTCTTGAACGCATTGTCTCTGCTGCTCATTCAATTACCGAAGGGAAAGAAGCAAGTTTCCCTCTTATGGCAGATACTGAGCTTCAACGTCTCTCTGAATCTCTTCAAACGATGTCATCTCGTCTGAAAGGTGCGCTGGAAGAGCTCAACATAGAGAGAACAACTCTTTCCCGCATTGTTTCCTCTCTACCTGTAGGTGTTATTTTGCTCGATAATGACAATCGTTTACGGTATGCAAATAATGAAGCCCACAACTTACTTGGTATCAAAACAACGATGGAAGAAGGTCAGCCGATAGAACGTTTCCTTACTTGTGGTGATATCTACCCCCTTATTCAGGAATCCAAGGAAGGGATTGAACATGCAATAACGGTGGAAATGCCCGAGCTTGGCTCAGGAGGTCGCCACCTGAATCTCTATGCACGCCAAACAGTAAGCGGACCGTTGCTTGTCATTACAGACTTAACAGAAGAAGTTCGGCTAGAAGAGGCACGACGAGATTTTATTGCAGATGCTGGGCATGAATTTCAAACACCTTTAACGACCATTCGTCTTACAGCTGAATATTTACAGGAAGAATTTCAAGAAAACGAAGAGGTTCAAAATCATCTGCAATCCATCATTCAGCAACAGGAAAGAATGACACAATTAGTTGATGATCTTCTTTTACTTTCCCGCCTAGAAAGCCAACTTCCTCAGGAAAAAAAGGAAGAACTAGATTTATCTCTTATCATAAATACACTTCTTGAGGAATATGCACATCATCCATTAGGGAGATCGATACTCATAGAAAAAGAGATTCCTGAAAAAGCGCTCATGGTGGGGCAAAGCGGAGATTTATCAAGAGCAATACGAAATATTCTCGATAACGCAATAAAATATGTGCGAGAAAAATATGGAGATGGGCATGGAGGTCATATCAGAATCGACCTTTCAGAAAAAGATGCGCTGTGGGTTCTTCGAGTTGAAGATAATGGCATCGGAATTTCAGAAGAAGCTGCTGCTTCTATTTTCGATCGTTTTCGACGAGGAGACAGCCATCGAGCTCGGGGACAATGGGGTGCTGGCGGCTATGGATTAGGGTTAGCTATAGCGAAACGAATTTTTACAGCACACGATGGAGACATCGTTTTAATTTCTCCGAATGGCGGTCAAACCATCTTTGAAATCACTCTTCCGAAAAAATAG
- a CDS encoding response regulator transcription factor, producing MNDSRILIVDDEKGIQDIVSQALKRRGYETLVASDGDTALDLAFASRPDLIILDLMLPRMDGWEVCRRLKSSKETATIPIIMLTARRGEMDVVEGLELGADDYMKKPFSLAELVARVGVLLRRNQTSQEMRQITNRELALDLESQSVTLREKTLDLSPTEFRILELLTRRFGKTVSRDELLGKIWNLYGGDTRTLDVHISRLRRKIDDEKRPVLEIQTLRSRGYRIVWED from the coding sequence GTGAATGATAGCAGAATTTTAATCGTTGACGATGAGAAAGGCATTCAAGATATAGTTTCTCAAGCTCTCAAACGACGCGGATATGAAACACTGGTCGCCTCTGATGGTGATACAGCCTTAGATTTGGCTTTTGCCTCTCGCCCTGACCTTATTATTCTTGATCTTATGCTTCCTCGCATGGATGGGTGGGAAGTCTGTCGACGACTTAAGAGCAGCAAAGAAACTGCTACTATTCCCATAATTATGCTCACTGCCAGGCGAGGAGAAATGGATGTTGTTGAAGGTCTGGAACTTGGCGCTGATGATTATATGAAAAAGCCCTTCTCTCTGGCAGAACTTGTTGCACGGGTCGGAGTACTTCTGCGCAGAAACCAGACAAGTCAAGAAATGCGGCAGATTACAAATAGAGAGTTAGCCTTGGATTTAGAGAGTCAGTCAGTTACTTTACGGGAAAAAACTCTGGATTTAAGCCCTACAGAATTTCGTATTCTTGAACTGCTCACTCGACGTTTCGGAAAAACTGTCAGTCGAGATGAGCTCTTAGGGAAAATATGGAATCTTTATGGCGGTGACACGCGCACACTAGACGTGCATATTTCTAGGCTTCGAAGAAAAATAGACGATGAGAAACGTCCTGTTCTCGAAATACAAACATTGCGCAGCCGAGGATATCGAATCGTTTGGGAGGATTAG
- the phoU gene encoding phosphate signaling complex protein PhoU: MNQINTRRQLETELTELIRMLTRLGKMSEESLARAVWALKNQNADVAREIIKRDDAIDDLAADIDMACMQFTARFQPLGEDLRTVSSLMHMAVDLERLGDYASNIAKAAIEVADKELMKPLIDIPRMVDILSDMLEKSLEALENKNDAMAYRVFPLDDIIDDLEKQIMRELLLLMMERPQRIEQATLLLNVARTLERAGDHITNVAERVVYIITGKTVKASAYRRPKEHRP, encoded by the coding sequence ATGAACCAGATTAATACCAGAAGACAACTTGAAACTGAATTGACAGAACTTATTAGGATGTTGACACGGTTAGGGAAAATGTCAGAAGAATCTCTTGCCAGAGCAGTCTGGGCTCTAAAAAACCAAAATGCTGATGTGGCACGAGAAATTATAAAAAGAGATGACGCCATAGATGACCTCGCCGCCGATATAGACATGGCCTGTATGCAATTTACAGCGCGTTTTCAGCCTCTCGGAGAAGATCTGCGCACGGTCTCTTCTTTGATGCACATGGCCGTTGATCTCGAACGATTAGGAGATTATGCAAGTAATATTGCCAAAGCAGCCATCGAAGTTGCAGATAAAGAGCTTATGAAGCCTCTTATCGATATTCCTCGTATGGTTGATATTCTTTCTGATATGCTCGAAAAAAGTCTTGAAGCTTTAGAAAACAAAAATGACGCTATGGCTTATCGGGTCTTTCCTCTTGACGATATTATTGACGATCTTGAAAAGCAGATCATGCGGGAACTCCTGCTTCTCATGATGGAACGACCTCAAAGAATAGAACAAGCTACACTACTTCTCAATGTAGCAAGAACTTTGGAACGTGCCGGCGACCATATTACAAACGTGGCAGAAAGAGTCGTCTATATCATTACAGGAAAGACTGTAAAAGCATCTGCATATAGACGTCCAAAGGAGCATAGACCGTGA
- the pstB gene encoding phosphate ABC transporter ATP-binding protein PstB, producing MTKPQLVVSNLNLYYGNNQVLHDINIDIFSKTVTALIGPSGCGKSSFIRCLNRMNDFIPGAKIEGKIFLEGKDIYALSTDVITLRRQVGMVFQKPNPFPMSIYDNVAYGPRLNGIKSREKLDDIVEKSLLGAALWSEVKDKLKSSALGLSGGQQQRLCIARAIATEPEVLLMDEPTSALDPMATARIEELVRTLKERYTVIIVTHNMQQAARISDYTAFFLMGDLIEYGKTPKLFTSPDDKRTEDYITGRFG from the coding sequence ATGACAAAACCACAACTTGTCGTTTCAAATCTTAACTTATATTATGGCAATAACCAAGTTTTACACGACATCAACATCGACATTTTCAGCAAAACAGTAACAGCTCTTATTGGCCCTTCCGGATGTGGAAAGAGCAGTTTCATACGTTGCCTTAACAGAATGAACGACTTTATACCAGGAGCAAAAATCGAAGGAAAAATTTTTCTTGAAGGGAAAGACATTTATGCCCTATCCACTGACGTTATTACACTACGCCGCCAAGTCGGCATGGTCTTTCAAAAACCTAACCCTTTTCCTATGTCAATATACGATAATGTTGCATATGGACCTCGCCTCAATGGAATAAAATCACGAGAAAAGCTTGATGATATTGTAGAAAAAAGCCTTTTAGGAGCAGCTCTCTGGAGTGAAGTAAAAGATAAGTTAAAATCTTCAGCGCTGGGTCTCTCAGGAGGACAACAACAGCGTCTTTGTATTGCGAGAGCCATTGCTACAGAGCCAGAGGTTCTGCTTATGGACGAACCGACGAGTGCTCTTGACCCAATGGCTACAGCCAGGATTGAAGAACTTGTGAGAACCCTTAAAGAAAGATACACTGTTATTATTGTTACCCATAATATGCAGCAAGCAGCTCGTATCTCAGATTACACGGCATTTTTCCTTATGGGTGATCTTATTGAATATGGAAAAACTCCAAAACTTTTTACATCTCCAGATGACAAGCGCACAGAAGATTACATTACTGGACGATTTGGTTAA
- the pstA gene encoding phosphate ABC transporter permease PstA, translating into MTKRKALDQLMTILLWSATGLIVFLLLAIITYIFVNGYQVLSWSFLTESPRDNMTRGGISTPLIGTLQLVLVSMFFALPVGIATGLYLAEYSKRGRFTSLLRLAIRSLAGVPSVVFGLFGLSLFVILLRFGSSLLSAGLTLGCLALPLIVTASEQAFLAVPQDYRDASYALGASKWQTIWKVVLPSASSTIITGGILSIGRVAGETAPIIFTGAAYFTPSVATSLFDEVMALPYHIMVLATEGTNITLTRPIQYGTVLVLLAFVLGISAIGVIMRARLRQSGR; encoded by the coding sequence ATGACCAAACGCAAGGCTTTAGACCAACTTATGACGATCCTGCTATGGAGCGCAACAGGGCTTATTGTTTTTTTGCTCCTGGCGATTATTACATATATATTCGTTAACGGATATCAGGTTCTTTCGTGGAGTTTCTTAACAGAATCTCCCAGGGATAATATGACTCGTGGAGGAATCAGCACCCCTCTTATAGGCACATTGCAACTTGTTCTTGTCTCTATGTTCTTTGCTCTTCCTGTTGGAATTGCTACAGGTCTATATTTAGCGGAATATTCGAAGAGAGGACGTTTTACTTCGCTTCTACGCCTGGCAATACGATCTCTTGCCGGCGTGCCTTCTGTCGTTTTTGGCCTTTTCGGTCTATCCCTTTTCGTTATATTGCTACGATTTGGTTCTTCTCTGCTCTCAGCTGGCCTCACATTAGGCTGTCTGGCTTTGCCCCTTATAGTAACCGCTTCGGAGCAGGCTTTTCTCGCTGTGCCTCAAGATTATAGAGACGCCTCCTATGCTCTTGGAGCATCCAAATGGCAAACTATCTGGAAAGTTGTTCTTCCTTCTGCTTCTTCCACCATCATTACAGGAGGGATTTTAAGCATCGGACGGGTAGCTGGAGAGACGGCTCCTATCATTTTTACCGGAGCAGCCTATTTCACTCCAAGTGTTGCGACAAGCCTTTTCGATGAAGTTATGGCCTTGCCCTATCATATTATGGTACTCGCTACAGAAGGTACGAACATTACACTCACACGGCCTATACAATATGGAACAGTACTCGTACTTCTGGCTTTTGTTCTTGGAATAAGTGCCATTGGAGTTATAATGCGCGCCCGTTTAAGACAAAGCGGACGCTAA
- the pstC gene encoding phosphate ABC transporter permease subunit PstC, which translates to MKKERTPAIIIMSISSVGIFVMLFILLFLIKEGLPVLKETTLSSIVAGTDWYPTETPPALGMLPLIAGSVAVTLLSSLIALPISLFIAIFISEIASQKMKNILKPILELLGFLPSIILGFLGMVVIAPWLQSRFAILSGLNLLNASILLGFLIIPIVGSLAEEALSAVPREIRNASFALGATRWETISKVVFPAALPGILSACLLGIMRGMGETMVVLMAAGGAALIPISLFDPVRPLTSTIAAEMGETPVGSTHYHALFFAGLILLLITLGINLLSSWIESKRKVKSS; encoded by the coding sequence ATGAAAAAAGAACGAACACCAGCTATCATTATTATGTCAATTTCATCTGTCGGCATCTTTGTTATGCTGTTTATCCTTCTTTTTCTTATAAAGGAAGGACTTCCCGTGTTGAAAGAAACAACATTATCATCAATAGTGGCTGGAACAGACTGGTATCCTACAGAAACGCCACCAGCACTGGGGATGTTGCCCCTTATTGCCGGCTCCGTAGCAGTAACTCTTCTTTCATCACTCATAGCCCTTCCAATAAGTTTGTTCATTGCTATTTTTATTTCAGAAATAGCTTCTCAAAAAATGAAAAATATATTAAAACCGATTCTGGAACTTCTGGGCTTCCTCCCTTCGATTATTCTTGGATTTCTTGGCATGGTCGTTATTGCCCCTTGGCTTCAAAGCCGTTTTGCTATTCTCTCAGGTCTCAATCTCTTAAACGCATCAATACTATTGGGTTTTTTAATCATTCCTATCGTCGGATCCCTTGCAGAAGAAGCTCTTTCAGCAGTACCACGAGAGATACGTAACGCGTCATTCGCTCTGGGAGCTACTCGCTGGGAAACAATCAGCAAAGTCGTCTTTCCCGCAGCTCTTCCAGGCATTCTTTCTGCCTGCTTACTCGGAATTATGCGCGGAATGGGAGAAACGATGGTCGTCCTCATGGCTGCGGGAGGAGCAGCACTTATCCCTATCTCTCTTTTTGACCCCGTTCGTCCCTTGACCTCTACTATTGCAGCCGAAATGGGAGAAACCCCGGTAGGATCCACTCATTATCATGCGCTTTTCTTCGCAGGACTGATACTTTTACTCATTACACTCGGAATAAACCTTCTTTCAAGCTGGATTGAAAGTAAAAGGAAGGTGAAATCATCATGA
- a CDS encoding phosphate ABC transporter substrate-binding protein — protein sequence MKKLIAGAALVAVLAVSGAALAAELVIKGSTTVLPIAQSAAEKYMTAHPEVAITVSGGGSGNGIKAIIDGTTDIADSSRFIKDTEVKAAVENGAYPVPFAVAMDALIPVVHTSNPVQDLSIEQLKKIYMGKIKNWKEVGGPNKPIAVVSRDTSSGTYETWEEKILHKERVDKRALVVASNGAMVQTVAKNENAIGYIGLGYMNDSVKPIKVEGIEGNKANALNGTYPVSRYLYMFTRGWPTGEPLNFINFVLSDDGQKIVGEAGFVPLR from the coding sequence ATGAAGAAATTAATAGCCGGTGCAGCACTTGTTGCTGTTTTAGCCGTAAGTGGTGCAGCCTTAGCCGCAGAACTTGTTATCAAAGGTTCCACAACAGTTCTTCCCATTGCTCAATCCGCAGCTGAAAAGTATATGACAGCGCACCCAGAAGTAGCCATTACTGTCTCTGGTGGTGGAAGCGGTAATGGTATTAAAGCTATAATTGATGGAACAACAGATATAGCTGATTCTTCAAGATTCATAAAAGACACAGAAGTCAAAGCAGCTGTTGAGAATGGTGCTTATCCTGTTCCCTTCGCTGTAGCGATGGATGCACTTATTCCTGTAGTTCATACATCAAATCCTGTTCAAGACCTTTCTATAGAACAACTCAAAAAAATCTATATGGGCAAAATCAAAAACTGGAAAGAAGTCGGCGGCCCCAACAAACCAATAGCAGTTGTTAGCAGAGATACGAGCTCTGGAACATATGAAACGTGGGAAGAAAAAATTCTTCACAAAGAACGAGTGGACAAACGAGCACTCGTCGTCGCATCCAACGGAGCTATGGTACAAACTGTCGCTAAAAATGAGAATGCTATTGGATATATCGGTTTAGGATATATGAACGACTCCGTTAAACCTATCAAAGTAGAGGGAATTGAAGGTAATAAAGCAAATGCACTAAATGGAACATATCCTGTATCTCGCTATCTGTACATGTTCACCAGAGGGTGGCCGACAGGGGAGCCCCTAAACTTTATCAATTTCGTTCTTAGCGATGACGGACAAAAAATAGTCGGAGAAGCAGGTTTTGTGCCTCTTCGTTAA
- a CDS encoding UxaA family hydrolase, with protein sequence MGSFQGLKLGINDTISVTTHELHKGDSLFINDSLSIQIQKTIPAGHKVALKKIELGENVIKYGHSIGIATKNIESGDWVHTHNLSTALEVEWSSRWHYVPPQITPPFQTKNFMGYRRSTGRVGIRNELWVIPTVSCINDVLRNLIPQYEAPQWVDRVRVLAHPYGCSQLGDDFEYTLRALSGLAFNGNAAGVLVVGMGCENLQISYMKDRLSNHPNVEYTVLQEETDDQEALFSRLDLLAERSQVLRQECPLSDLVVGVKCGGSDAFSSITANPLVGLFSDYLTSWGGTLLATEIPEMFGAEDILTSRIEDESVYLRFVEMINWFKEYFTSYHQPVYENPSPGNKEGGITTLEEKSLGAVEKTGSGLISDVLGYGEQYKRPGVNIVFSPGNDPVSVTSLAASGAVLTLFTTGRGTPYSSAVPSIKIATNTALYNKKKNWMDFNAGRLLEGEEWQPLLGELIDMVINVSNGRPTCNEHLNIGEIGLFKHGVIL encoded by the coding sequence ATGGGGTCTTTTCAAGGTTTAAAGTTAGGAATTAATGATACGATTTCGGTTACAACACATGAACTTCATAAAGGTGATTCACTCTTCATAAACGATAGTTTATCCATTCAGATTCAAAAAACTATTCCAGCGGGACATAAAGTAGCGTTAAAAAAAATAGAATTGGGCGAGAACGTTATAAAATACGGTCATTCTATTGGTATAGCCACAAAAAACATTGAGAGCGGAGATTGGGTCCACACCCATAATCTTTCTACGGCTCTCGAAGTTGAATGGTCTTCACGATGGCATTATGTTCCCCCTCAGATCACTCCTCCTTTTCAGACAAAAAATTTTATGGGATATCGACGTTCTACAGGTCGCGTTGGAATTCGAAATGAATTATGGGTTATTCCTACAGTAAGTTGTATCAACGATGTTTTACGAAATCTTATTCCTCAGTACGAAGCTCCTCAATGGGTTGATAGAGTCAGAGTTTTAGCTCATCCATATGGTTGTTCTCAACTTGGTGATGATTTTGAATATACGTTACGTGCCCTTTCTGGCCTGGCTTTTAATGGGAATGCTGCTGGAGTTTTAGTTGTAGGTATGGGATGTGAAAATTTACAGATTTCTTATATGAAAGATCGTCTTTCTAATCATCCTAACGTTGAATATACCGTTTTGCAAGAAGAAACAGATGATCAAGAAGCTCTTTTTTCACGTCTTGATTTGTTAGCAGAGAGAAGTCAGGTTTTGAGGCAGGAATGCCCTCTTTCAGATCTCGTGGTAGGCGTGAAATGTGGAGGTAGTGATGCCTTTTCGAGCATTACAGCCAATCCTCTCGTTGGGCTTTTCTCTGATTATCTTACATCTTGGGGTGGAACTCTTCTTGCTACAGAAATTCCTGAAATGTTTGGAGCAGAGGATATCCTTACTTCTCGTATAGAAGATGAAAGTGTTTATCTGCGTTTCGTAGAAATGATCAATTGGTTTAAAGAATATTTTACGTCTTATCATCAGCCGGTTTATGAAAATCCTTCACCTGGTAACAAAGAAGGCGGAATTACAACTTTGGAGGAAAAATCTTTGGGTGCAGTCGAAAAAACTGGGTCAGGTCTCATTTCAGATGTTTTAGGATATGGAGAACAATATAAACGTCCAGGTGTAAATATTGTTTTTAGCCCCGGTAATGATCCCGTTTCTGTTACATCTCTTGCTGCCAGCGGAGCTGTTTTAACTCTCTTCACAACGGGACGGGGTACGCCATACAGTTCTGCTGTTCCGTCGATAAAAATTGCTACGAATACAGCTCTTTACAACAAGAAGAAAAATTGGATGGATTTTAATGCAGGTCGTCTTCTTGAAGGGGAGGAGTGGCAACCTTTACTTGGAGAGTTAATTGATATGGTTATTAATGTTTCAAATGGCCGACCAACCTGTAATGAACATTTGAATATAGGAGAAATCGGTCTTTTTAAGCACGGAGTGATTTTATAA